A portion of the Stella humosa genome contains these proteins:
- the lptG gene encoding LPS export ABC transporter permease LptG translates to MSISPTLSRYIARQFAAWCGGVFVGMVGVAFVIDIVELLRRSGSKAEATVPILLQMAIFKLPYLAQEILPFAMLFGSMLAFWRLTRSSELLVARAAGVSAWQFLAPAVLVAFVIGILAVTVFNPVASILRNRYDGLESRVLKGRTSDLALSRTGLWLRQNDEEGPTIIHSLRVAPDDGRLLEVTVLQFRENDRLARRYDAASARLEEQSWRLFDAWSWTPGQSAVPVGEVVLPTTMTTRGLQDSFAAPETISFWELPSFITLLETAGFSAHRHRLYWHSLLAQPILLGALVLIAATFALRHTRRGGTTWLILGGVLTGFLLHFLSDVVFALGLAANIPIALAAWTPAGVCLLIGASILLHAEDG, encoded by the coding sequence ATGAGCATCTCCCCCACCCTTTCGCGCTACATCGCCCGGCAGTTCGCCGCCTGGTGCGGCGGCGTCTTCGTGGGGATGGTCGGCGTCGCCTTCGTGATCGACATCGTCGAGCTGCTGCGCCGGTCGGGCAGCAAGGCCGAAGCGACCGTCCCCATCCTGCTGCAGATGGCGATCTTCAAGCTGCCCTACCTGGCACAGGAGATCCTGCCGTTCGCCATGCTGTTCGGCAGCATGCTGGCCTTCTGGCGGCTGACCCGCAGCAGCGAGCTGCTGGTCGCCCGCGCCGCCGGGGTTTCCGCCTGGCAGTTCCTGGCCCCGGCCGTCCTGGTGGCGTTCGTCATCGGCATCCTGGCGGTCACGGTCTTCAATCCCGTGGCCTCGATCCTGCGCAACCGCTATGACGGGCTGGAGAGCCGGGTGCTGAAGGGACGCACCAGCGATCTGGCCCTGTCGCGTACCGGGCTGTGGCTGCGCCAGAACGACGAGGAGGGGCCGACCATCATCCATTCCCTCCGCGTCGCCCCGGACGACGGGCGGCTGCTCGAAGTCACGGTCCTGCAATTCCGCGAGAACGACCGGCTGGCCCGTCGCTACGACGCCGCCAGCGCCCGGCTCGAGGAACAGAGCTGGCGCCTCTTCGACGCCTGGTCGTGGACGCCCGGGCAGTCCGCCGTGCCGGTGGGTGAGGTCGTCCTGCCCACGACGATGACGACGCGTGGGCTCCAGGACAGTTTCGCGGCACCCGAGACGATCTCGTTCTGGGAACTGCCCAGCTTCATCACCCTGCTGGAGACGGCCGGCTTCTCCGCCCACCGCCACCGGCTCTACTGGCACTCCCTGCTGGCCCAGCCGATCCTGCTGGGTGCGCTGGTGCTGATCGCCGCCACCTTCGCCCTGCGCCATACGCGCCGCGGCGGCACCACCTGGCTCATCCTGGGCGGGGTGCTTACGGGCTTCCTGCTGCACTTTCTGTCGGACGTCGTGTTCGCGCTCGGTCTCGCCGCCAACATCCCGATCGCCCTCGCCGCCTGGACCCCCGCCGGCGTATGCCTTTTGATAGGCGCGTCGATTCTGCTACACGCCGAAGATGGCTGA
- a CDS encoding peptidylprolyl isomerase — translation MRMPSGFSILRHGRRAAASLLLLAPLLLVQPAAPLLAQQASTRIAAVVNEDIVTAHDVDARVRLVLAASGQPPTAENVDRMRAQVLRTLIDERLQAQESARASIRVSEQELADNIKRLESQNSMGPGGFYAWLDQNSVPRGTAEEQLRANIQWNKLMRRRHARSISVSEEEIDEAIEKRQAAASVPERRVAEIFLPVENPSEEVEVARTAERLIEQMRSGVRFPQVAQQFSRAASAAQGGDLGWIQPGQLDPQLEAIVDGMQPGELSRPIKMPGGYYILLLIERRQPAGAQAAAADDQMVSLRQIVVPVPAGASPQIIQQRRQQAEELSRTVRDCADMTADRAASGSLSGDLGQVRLGDMPPRLRQIVASQPVGKTTPPLQTDAGFIVLMVCERQAQSKAAEKVDREAIAEALTVQRLENVARRVIRDLRRSAFIDIRS, via the coding sequence ATGCGCATGCCTTCCGGCTTTTCCATCCTTCGCCATGGCCGCCGGGCGGCGGCGTCGCTGCTGCTTCTGGCCCCGCTCCTCCTCGTCCAGCCGGCGGCCCCGCTGCTGGCCCAGCAGGCTTCGACCCGCATCGCGGCCGTGGTGAACGAGGACATCGTGACGGCCCACGACGTCGACGCCCGCGTGCGCCTGGTGCTGGCTGCCTCCGGCCAGCCGCCGACGGCAGAGAACGTCGACCGCATGCGTGCCCAGGTGCTGCGCACCCTGATCGACGAGCGCCTGCAGGCCCAGGAATCGGCCCGTGCCTCGATCCGGGTGAGCGAGCAGGAACTGGCCGACAACATCAAGCGGCTGGAATCGCAGAACAGCATGGGCCCGGGCGGGTTCTACGCCTGGCTCGACCAGAACTCCGTTCCGCGCGGCACGGCCGAGGAACAGCTTCGCGCCAACATCCAGTGGAACAAGCTGATGCGCCGGCGCCACGCCCGCAGCATCAGCGTGAGCGAGGAGGAGATCGACGAGGCGATCGAGAAGCGCCAGGCTGCCGCCTCCGTCCCCGAGCGCCGTGTCGCCGAGATCTTCCTGCCGGTCGAGAACCCCAGCGAAGAAGTCGAGGTCGCGCGCACGGCCGAGCGCCTGATCGAGCAGATGCGTTCGGGCGTCCGCTTCCCACAGGTGGCGCAGCAATTCTCGCGTGCCGCCTCGGCCGCCCAGGGCGGCGATCTCGGCTGGATCCAGCCGGGTCAACTCGACCCGCAGCTCGAAGCCATCGTCGACGGGATGCAGCCGGGCGAGCTGAGCCGTCCCATCAAGATGCCGGGCGGCTACTACATCCTGCTGCTGATCGAGCGCCGCCAGCCGGCCGGCGCCCAGGCCGCGGCCGCCGACGACCAGATGGTGTCGCTGCGCCAGATCGTCGTGCCGGTGCCGGCCGGCGCCAGCCCGCAGATCATCCAGCAGCGCCGCCAGCAGGCCGAGGAACTGAGCCGGACCGTGCGCGACTGTGCCGACATGACGGCCGACCGGGCGGCATCCGGCTCGCTCTCGGGCGATCTCGGCCAGGTGCGGCTGGGCGACATGCCCCCTCGCCTGCGCCAGATCGTGGCCAGCCAGCCCGTCGGCAAGACGACGCCGCCCTTGCAGACCGATGCCGGCTTCATCGTGCTGATGGTGTGCGAGCGCCAGGCCCAGTCGAAGGCCGCAGAGAAGGTCGACCGCGAGGCGATCGCCGAGGCGCTGACCGTGCAGCGCCTGGAGAATGTCGCCCGCCGGGTCATCCGCGACCTGCGCCGCAGCGCCTTCATCGATATCCGCAGCTGA
- a CDS encoding LPS-assembly protein LptD: protein MRPSRPIATGLAGAFCCLLAGIALLPLAAGSAVAQTPQQRTGQGITLPGAGGVKQDTTQPVLFSADELSHDNELGIIVARGKVEMTQDQRTLMADVVSYNQRTNTATASGNVSILEPTGDVIFADYVELQEGLRDGFVRNVRMLMTDGGRMAGNDATRSNGNRTELDQGVYSPCVLCKTDPTRPPMWQIRAARVIHDQERKTVQYRDATMEIMGIPVAYTPYFSHPDPTVKRQSGFLAPTVGAKTDLGVFARVPYYFVISDSMDFTFEPIVTSQQGLVVGGELRQRLRNGFYEIGASATVADRTTGTKDAPVTSTDKFRGHVKGKARIDLDDTWRAGLDLARTTDKTYMRRYGYGSEESLTTRAFVEGFRGRSYADVSAYAFQGLRPEDRASRQPVVAPVANVHYLGEPNERGAYWSADANILNLMREDGTDSRRLSINGGWQMPWQSSLGDRYTFAATMRGDAYWANDLAVDAALGDASPTRDATTARLLPQLSVNWSYPWVRNDPGVQYLIEPVAMFAASPVLGRQNSVPNEDSLGFELNDVNIMRPNRFPGLDRFDSGQRVAYGLNLGAYLPGGMSVRTFIAQSYSLQENRAMPIGSGAEDKRSDIVGRFVVSPWEYLDLLYRFRLDKDNLAARRHEIGASGGPSWLKLYGSYIFLDAPPNEPVTGKREELGLGASARISQFWSLFGQSTIDLKNGGDVLDSTLGAKYEDDCLTVVISYRRTRTQDLDIEPSDAILVRLYFKNLGEFGLPRVDFL, encoded by the coding sequence ATGCGCCCTTCCCGCCCCATCGCCACCGGACTGGCCGGTGCCTTCTGCTGCTTGCTGGCCGGCATCGCGCTATTGCCGCTTGCTGCGGGCAGTGCCGTGGCCCAGACGCCGCAACAGCGCACCGGCCAGGGCATCACCTTGCCCGGCGCGGGCGGCGTCAAGCAGGACACGACCCAGCCGGTGCTGTTCTCGGCCGACGAGTTGTCGCACGACAACGAGCTGGGCATCATCGTGGCGCGCGGCAAGGTCGAGATGACCCAGGACCAGCGCACGCTGATGGCCGACGTCGTGTCCTATAACCAGCGCACCAACACCGCGACGGCATCGGGCAACGTCAGCATCCTGGAGCCGACCGGCGACGTCATCTTCGCCGACTATGTCGAGTTGCAGGAGGGGCTGCGCGACGGCTTCGTGCGCAACGTCCGCATGCTGATGACCGATGGCGGCCGCATGGCTGGCAACGATGCCACCCGCAGCAACGGCAACCGCACCGAACTCGACCAGGGCGTCTATTCGCCCTGCGTGCTGTGCAAGACCGACCCGACCCGGCCGCCGATGTGGCAGATCCGGGCCGCCCGCGTGATCCACGACCAGGAGCGCAAGACGGTCCAGTACCGCGACGCGACCATGGAGATCATGGGCATCCCGGTGGCCTACACGCCCTATTTCTCGCATCCCGACCCGACGGTGAAGCGGCAGAGCGGCTTCCTTGCCCCCACCGTCGGCGCCAAGACAGACCTCGGCGTGTTCGCCCGCGTGCCGTACTATTTCGTCATTTCCGACAGCATGGACTTCACGTTCGAGCCGATCGTCACCAGCCAGCAGGGCTTGGTGGTCGGCGGCGAACTGCGCCAGAGGCTGCGCAACGGCTTCTACGAGATCGGCGCCAGCGCCACGGTGGCGGACCGCACCACCGGCACCAAGGATGCCCCCGTCACCTCGACCGACAAGTTCCGCGGCCATGTGAAGGGCAAGGCCCGCATCGACCTCGACGACACTTGGCGCGCCGGCCTCGACCTGGCGCGGACGACCGACAAGACCTACATGCGGCGCTACGGCTATGGCTCCGAGGAGTCGCTGACGACGCGGGCCTTCGTGGAGGGCTTCCGCGGCCGCAGCTACGCCGACGTCAGCGCCTATGCCTTCCAGGGCCTGCGGCCGGAGGATCGCGCAAGCCGGCAGCCGGTGGTGGCCCCCGTCGCCAACGTCCACTATTTGGGCGAGCCCAACGAGCGTGGGGCCTACTGGTCGGCCGACGCCAACATCCTGAACCTGATGCGCGAGGACGGCACCGACAGCCGCCGCCTGTCGATCAACGGCGGCTGGCAGATGCCATGGCAGTCCTCGCTCGGCGACCGCTACACCTTCGCCGCCACCATGCGTGGCGATGCCTACTGGGCGAACGACCTGGCGGTGGATGCAGCGCTGGGCGACGCCAGCCCGACGCGCGACGCCACGACGGCCCGCCTGCTGCCGCAGCTTTCGGTGAACTGGAGCTACCCCTGGGTCCGCAACGATCCGGGCGTGCAGTACCTGATCGAGCCGGTGGCCATGTTCGCGGCATCGCCCGTGCTGGGCCGCCAGAACAGCGTGCCGAACGAGGACAGCCTCGGCTTCGAGCTGAACGACGTGAACATCATGCGGCCCAACCGCTTCCCCGGCCTCGACCGCTTCGACAGCGGGCAGCGGGTGGCCTATGGCCTCAACCTCGGCGCCTACCTGCCGGGCGGCATGAGCGTGCGCACCTTCATCGCCCAGAGCTACAGCCTGCAGGAAAACCGGGCGATGCCGATCGGCTCGGGCGCGGAGGACAAGCGCTCGGACATCGTCGGCCGGTTCGTCGTGTCGCCGTGGGAATATCTCGACCTGCTCTACCGTTTCCGCCTCGACAAGGACAATCTGGCCGCGCGACGGCACGAGATCGGCGCCTCCGGCGGCCCCTCCTGGCTGAAGCTCTATGGCAGCTACATCTTCCTCGACGCGCCGCCGAACGAGCCGGTCACCGGCAAGCGCGAGGAGCTGGGCCTCGGCGCATCGGCCCGGATCAGCCAGTTCTGGTCGCTCTTCGGCCAGAGCACGATCGACCTGAAGAACGGTGGCGACGTGCTGGATTCGACGCTGGGCGCCAAGTATGAGGATGACTGCCTCACGGTCGTGATCAGCTATCGCCGCACCCGGACGCAGGATCTCGACATCGAGCCGTCGGACGCGATCCTCGTCCGCCTCTACTTCAAGAATCTTGGCGAGTTCGGCTTGCCACGGGTGGATTTCCTCTGA
- a CDS encoding leucyl aminopeptidase has translation MEIRFANAAAPKAGALALLVHEGRVLTEAGRAMDEATGGALVRAMEASRFEGKRDQQLVIVAPAGVALTRIVLCGAGKAGEADAARYQALGGAVAAAFNAAGDKEGTILIDGVEGEKSDLAEAAAEAAFGARMRSYRFDKYRTTEKPEKKPTLERLTIAATNSAKRVYAAREAVADGVFLTRDLVSEPGNILYPETLADAAKALKKDGVTVEVLDEKAIRKLGMGALIGVAIGSVRPPRVVVMQWNGGRKGEAPIAFVGKGVTFDTGGISIKPAGGMEDMKWDMAGAGVVIGLMRALARREAAVNAVAVVALVENMPSGSAQRPGDVVTSMSGQTIEVLNTDAEGRLILADACWYCQDRFKPQAMINLATLTGAIIVALGDHHAGLFSNDDTLSERLAAAGKSVGEQLWRLPLADYYDKQIDSDIADVKNIAANRGAGSIIGAQFIQRFVNKVPWAHLDIAGVTWSKADTAITPKGATAFGLRLLDRLVADHYEGK, from the coding sequence ATGGAAATCCGTTTCGCCAACGCCGCGGCCCCGAAAGCGGGCGCCCTGGCACTGCTGGTCCACGAAGGCCGCGTGCTGACCGAGGCTGGCCGGGCGATGGACGAGGCGACCGGCGGGGCGCTGGTCCGCGCCATGGAAGCCAGCCGATTCGAGGGCAAGCGCGACCAGCAACTGGTCATCGTCGCCCCGGCCGGGGTCGCGCTGACGCGGATCGTGCTCTGCGGCGCGGGCAAGGCGGGTGAGGCCGATGCCGCCCGCTACCAGGCGCTGGGCGGCGCGGTCGCGGCCGCCTTCAACGCCGCTGGCGACAAGGAAGGCACGATCCTGATCGACGGTGTCGAGGGCGAGAAGTCCGACCTGGCCGAGGCGGCGGCCGAGGCGGCGTTCGGCGCGCGGATGCGCAGCTATCGCTTCGACAAGTACCGCACCACCGAGAAGCCCGAGAAGAAGCCGACGCTGGAGCGCCTGACGATCGCGGCGACCAATTCCGCCAAGCGCGTCTATGCCGCCCGTGAGGCGGTGGCCGACGGCGTGTTCCTGACCCGCGACCTGGTGTCGGAGCCGGGCAACATTCTTTATCCTGAAACCTTAGCCGATGCCGCCAAAGCCTTGAAAAAGGATGGTGTTACGGTTGAAGTGCTGGATGAGAAGGCGATCCGCAAGCTGGGCATGGGGGCGCTGATCGGCGTCGCCATCGGCAGCGTCCGGCCGCCCCGCGTCGTCGTCATGCAGTGGAACGGCGGCCGCAAGGGCGAGGCGCCGATCGCCTTCGTCGGCAAGGGCGTGACGTTCGACACCGGCGGCATCTCGATCAAGCCGGCCGGCGGCATGGAAGACATGAAGTGGGACATGGCCGGCGCCGGCGTCGTCATCGGTCTGATGCGGGCGCTGGCCCGGCGCGAGGCGGCGGTGAATGCCGTTGCCGTGGTGGCGCTGGTCGAGAACATGCCGTCGGGCTCGGCCCAGCGGCCGGGCGACGTCGTCACCTCGATGTCGGGCCAGACCATCGAGGTCCTGAACACCGACGCCGAGGGCCGGCTGATCCTGGCGGACGCCTGCTGGTACTGCCAGGACCGCTTCAAGCCGCAGGCGATGATCAACCTGGCGACCCTGACCGGGGCCATCATCGTGGCCCTGGGCGACCATCATGCCGGGCTCTTCTCGAACGACGACACGCTGTCGGAGCGCTTGGCCGCTGCCGGCAAGTCGGTCGGCGAGCAGCTTTGGCGCCTGCCGCTGGCGGACTACTACGACAAGCAGATCGACAGCGACATCGCCGACGTGAAGAACATCGCCGCCAACCGCGGTGCCGGCAGCATCATCGGCGCGCAGTTCATCCAGCGCTTCGTCAACAAGGTGCCGTGGGCCCATCTCGACATCGCCGGCGTCACCTGGTCCAAGGCCGACACGGCGATCACGCCCAAGGGTGCGACGGCCTTCGGCCTGCGCCTGCTCGACCGACTGGTCGCCGACCATTACGAAGGCAAGTGA
- the rsmA gene encoding 16S rRNA (adenine(1518)-N(6)/adenine(1519)-N(6))-dimethyltransferase RsmA gives MSAPDSLPPLREVIARHGIGARKGLGQHFLFDLNLTRRIARAAGDIGSGTVIEIGPGPGGLTRALLECGAGYLLAIERDDRCAAALAEIAAVYPGRLEVVMGDALRVDPVERTAAPRRIVANLPYNVSTALLLRWLERADQYAGFVLMFQKEVADRLLAQPGDSDYGRLSVIVQWTCRVRRLFDVPASAFVPPPKVTSSVVEIVPRAEPLAPADRATLERVTQAAFGQRRKMLRASLRPLGGEALLSRAGIDPTRRAEELSVEDFAHLARLVSADRGTGGTDGGDPAC, from the coding sequence GTGAGCGCCCCCGACAGCCTGCCGCCGCTCCGCGAGGTCATCGCCCGCCACGGCATCGGCGCCCGCAAGGGCCTGGGCCAGCATTTCCTCTTCGACCTGAACCTGACCCGGCGGATCGCCCGGGCGGCGGGCGACATCGGCAGCGGCACGGTCATCGAGATCGGCCCCGGCCCGGGCGGGCTGACCCGGGCGCTGCTGGAATGCGGTGCCGGCTACCTGCTGGCGATCGAGCGCGACGACCGCTGTGCTGCCGCCCTCGCCGAGATCGCAGCCGTCTATCCCGGCCGGCTGGAGGTCGTCATGGGCGATGCGCTGCGCGTCGACCCGGTCGAGCGCACGGCGGCCCCCAGGCGCATCGTCGCCAACCTGCCCTACAACGTCTCGACCGCGCTGCTGCTGCGCTGGCTGGAGCGAGCCGACCAGTATGCCGGCTTCGTGCTGATGTTCCAGAAGGAGGTCGCCGACCGCCTGCTGGCCCAGCCGGGCGACAGCGACTATGGCCGGCTGTCGGTCATCGTGCAGTGGACCTGCCGGGTGCGCCGGCTCTTCGACGTGCCGGCCAGCGCCTTCGTGCCGCCGCCCAAGGTGACCTCGTCGGTGGTCGAGATCGTGCCGCGGGCGGAGCCCCTGGCACCGGCAGACCGCGCGACCCTGGAACGGGTGACCCAGGCCGCCTTCGGCCAGCGCCGCAAGATGCTGCGGGCCAGCCTGCGGCCGCTCGGCGGCGAGGCGCTGCTGTCCCGGGCCGGCATCGACCCGACGCGCCGGGCCGAAGAGCTGTCGGTCGAGGATTTCGCGCATCTGGCGAGACTGGTTTCTGCCGATCGGGGCACGGGCGGGACTGACGGCGGCGATCCGGCCTGCTAG
- a CDS encoding RidA family protein has product MQIEKRLAELGITLPPVPNAAGNYVHAVRTGNLLYLAGKGPGPGATGKVGRDVTVEEAYKHARDVGLVLIAVIKDAIGDLDKVTRIVKVLGMVNAMPEFGDQPKVINGCSDLFVEVFGDKGRHARSAVGMGSLPGQITVEIEAIIEVA; this is encoded by the coding sequence ATGCAGATCGAGAAGCGCCTCGCCGAGCTTGGCATCACCCTGCCGCCGGTGCCGAACGCCGCCGGCAATTACGTCCATGCCGTGCGCACCGGCAATCTGCTGTACCTCGCCGGCAAGGGTCCGGGTCCGGGTGCGACCGGCAAGGTCGGCCGCGACGTCACCGTCGAGGAGGCCTACAAGCACGCCCGCGATGTCGGCCTGGTGCTGATCGCCGTCATCAAGGACGCCATCGGCGACCTCGACAAGGTAACCCGCATCGTCAAGGTGCTGGGCATGGTCAACGCGATGCCGGAGTTCGGCGACCAGCCCAAGGTGATCAACGGCTGCTCCGACCTGTTCGTCGAGGTCTTCGGCGACAAGGGTCGCCATGCCCGCTCGGCCGTCGGCATGGGTTCGCTGCCCGGCCAGATCACCGTCGAGATCGAAGCGATCATCGAAGTCGCCTGA
- the pdxA gene encoding 4-hydroxythreonine-4-phosphate dehydrogenase PdxA — protein MLPLALTMGEPAGIGGEITLRCWAEREPGDAPFFIIDDPARLAALGRRVGFDVPVATIAHPSEAAAVFARALPVLPLSAAPTPTPGRPDPAQAHLVLESIRRAVAAVQDGTAGAVVTNPIQKETLYAAGFRHAGHTEFLAELAGGGVHPIMMLACSELRVVPATVHSSLRGAIDMVSTDLILTAGRITAHALRQDFGIAEPILAVAGLNPHAGENGTLGREELEIIVPAIEILRAEGIDARGPLPADTMFHARARARYDAALCMYHDQALIPLKTIDFDGGVNITLGLPFVRTSPDHGTALDIAGTGVAHAGSLRAAMVMAGQIAARRHAGPVRGRPPVAAE, from the coding sequence ATGCTGCCGCTGGCATTGACCATGGGTGAGCCGGCCGGCATCGGCGGCGAGATCACGCTCCGATGCTGGGCGGAACGTGAGCCCGGCGACGCCCCCTTCTTCATCATCGACGACCCGGCGCGGCTGGCGGCCCTCGGGCGGCGGGTCGGCTTCGACGTGCCCGTGGCGACGATCGCCCATCCGTCGGAGGCCGCCGCCGTCTTCGCACGCGCCCTGCCCGTGCTGCCCTTGTCCGCGGCGCCGACGCCGACCCCCGGCCGCCCCGACCCCGCCCAGGCGCACCTGGTGCTGGAATCGATCCGGCGCGCGGTGGCAGCCGTCCAGGACGGCACGGCCGGTGCCGTCGTCACCAACCCGATCCAGAAGGAAACGCTCTACGCGGCGGGCTTCCGCCATGCCGGCCATACCGAGTTCCTGGCCGAACTGGCCGGCGGCGGCGTGCACCCAATCATGATGCTGGCCTGCTCGGAGCTGCGCGTGGTGCCGGCCACGGTGCACAGTTCGCTGCGCGGCGCCATCGACATGGTCTCGACCGACCTGATCCTGACGGCCGGCCGCATCACCGCGCACGCGCTGCGCCAGGATTTCGGCATCGCCGAGCCGATCCTGGCCGTGGCCGGCCTCAACCCGCACGCCGGCGAGAATGGGACCCTGGGGCGCGAGGAACTGGAGATCATCGTCCCGGCGATCGAGATCCTGCGCGCCGAGGGCATCGACGCGCGCGGCCCCCTGCCGGCAGACACCATGTTCCATGCCCGTGCGCGGGCGCGCTACGACGCAGCGCTCTGCATGTATCACGACCAGGCGCTGATCCCGCTGAAGACGATCGACTTCGACGGCGGCGTCAACATCACCCTGGGGCTGCCCTTCGTGCGCACGTCCCCCGACCACGGCACCGCGCTCGACATCGCCGGCACCGGCGTCGCCCATGCCGGCAGCCTGCGCGCGGCCATGGTCATGGCCGGCCAGATCGCCGCCCGCCGCCACGCCGGCCCGGTCCGCGGACGCCCGCCCGTCGCCGCCGAGTGA
- the lptF gene encoding LPS export ABC transporter permease LptF, with protein sequence MLGIDRYVYRQCLTVLAFIAIGLCFAIWLSQSLRLIELIVNRGVSVGTFLYLALLLLPRFLEVVLPIATFAAILFTYHRLITDSELVVLRATGVSQMGLARPALLVAATASLLGFALSLYFLPTSFRAFKDLQFEIRNNFASILLQEGVFNSITDKVTVYIRQQSPSGELLGLMIQDERVDGRPATLTAERGALAQTDSGPRIVMMNGTRQELDRKTHRLSVLAFDRYIIELGDVRDAPGARWHEPQERYLPELFFPSGTQADRYYGHRLMVEGHQRILAPLYPFAYALLALGCLLGGEFNRRGQTWRLMGAIGIAFGVQVGNIAFNNLANKTPALLPLMHLNLLLPMAAGIFLMLRPRGRRHAAPAAAPAA encoded by the coding sequence ATGCTGGGCATCGATCGCTACGTTTACCGCCAGTGTCTGACGGTCCTCGCCTTCATCGCGATCGGGCTGTGCTTTGCCATTTGGCTGTCCCAATCGCTGCGGCTGATCGAGCTGATCGTCAACCGCGGCGTCTCCGTGGGCACGTTCCTCTATCTGGCGCTGCTGCTGCTGCCGCGCTTCCTTGAGGTGGTGCTGCCGATCGCGACCTTTGCCGCGATCCTCTTCACCTACCATCGCCTCATCACCGACAGCGAGCTGGTGGTGCTGCGGGCGACCGGCGTCAGCCAGATGGGCCTGGCGCGGCCCGCCCTGCTGGTGGCGGCCACCGCCAGCCTGCTGGGCTTTGCCCTCAGCCTCTATTTCCTGCCGACCTCGTTCCGCGCCTTCAAGGACCTGCAGTTCGAGATCCGCAACAATTTCGCCTCGATCCTGCTGCAGGAAGGGGTCTTCAACAGCATCACCGACAAGGTCACGGTCTATATCCGCCAGCAATCGCCATCGGGGGAGCTTCTGGGCCTGATGATCCAGGACGAGCGCGTCGATGGCCGGCCGGCGACGCTGACGGCCGAGCGCGGGGCGCTGGCCCAGACCGACTCCGGCCCGCGCATCGTGATGATGAACGGGACCCGCCAGGAGCTCGACCGCAAGACCCACCGCCTGTCGGTGCTGGCCTTCGACCGCTACATCATAGAGCTGGGCGACGTGCGCGACGCGCCGGGTGCGCGCTGGCACGAGCCGCAGGAACGCTACCTGCCGGAGCTGTTCTTCCCGTCCGGCACCCAGGCCGACCGCTACTACGGCCACCGCCTGATGGTCGAGGGGCACCAGCGCATCCTGGCCCCGCTCTATCCCTTCGCCTATGCCCTGCTGGCGCTGGGCTGTCTGCTGGGCGGCGAATTCAACCGGCGCGGACAGACCTGGCGGCTGATGGGCGCCATCGGCATCGCCTTCGGGGTGCAGGTCGGCAACATCGCGTTCAACAACCTCGCCAACAAGACGCCGGCCCTCTTGCCCCTGATGCACCTGAACCTGCTGCTGCCGATGGCGGCCGGGATCTTCCTGATGCTGCGGCCGCGCGGCCGGCGGCACGCGGCGCCCGCGGCAGCGCCGGCGGCATGA
- a CDS encoding amidohydrolase/deacetylase family metallohydrolase — MTELVLKGGRVLDPGRGIDQISDVAFADGRVRAIGPDLAVPSGAEVKDVRGLIVTPGLIDLHTHVYWGGTSLGVDPLSVARQMATPTLIDAGSAGPGTLHGFRKFLIDGSPIRILPYINLSYPGIFAFSQSVMVGECADIRLLDSRECARVAAANRDIVVGIKVRVGRSASGTSGIAPLDMALDVAEEVGMPVMCHLDNPPPSRLEVIQRLRPGDVLTHCFRPFPNAPVTPDGRVREEIAAARERGVLFDIGHGGGSFGFKTTRAMLAAGFLPDVISSDVHEISIHGPAYDLLVTLSKFVCLGVPLGEVIRRATETAGQAVQRPELGRLIEGGIGDASVLELAEGNWSYRDVLGERLEGKQRLLARGMVAGGRWHEPAAQPTIN; from the coding sequence ATGACCGAACTCGTGCTGAAGGGAGGCCGGGTGCTCGATCCCGGCCGCGGCATCGACCAGATTTCCGACGTCGCGTTCGCCGATGGCCGCGTGCGCGCGATCGGCCCCGACCTGGCGGTGCCGTCCGGCGCCGAGGTGAAGGATGTCCGCGGGCTGATCGTCACCCCCGGCCTGATCGACCTGCACACCCATGTCTACTGGGGCGGCACCTCGCTCGGCGTCGACCCGCTCTCCGTCGCCCGCCAGATGGCGACGCCGACGCTGATCGACGCCGGCAGTGCCGGTCCCGGCACGCTGCATGGGTTCCGCAAGTTCCTGATCGACGGCTCGCCGATCCGCATCCTGCCCTACATCAACCTGTCCTATCCCGGCATCTTCGCCTTCAGCCAGTCGGTGATGGTGGGCGAGTGCGCCGACATCCGCCTGCTCGATTCGCGGGAATGCGCGCGTGTCGCCGCCGCCAACCGGGACATCGTCGTCGGCATCAAGGTGCGCGTCGGCCGGTCGGCCAGCGGCACGTCGGGCATCGCGCCGCTCGACATGGCGCTCGACGTGGCCGAGGAGGTCGGCATGCCCGTCATGTGCCACCTCGACAACCCGCCGCCGAGCCGGCTGGAGGTGATTCAGCGCCTGCGCCCGGGCGACGTGCTGACCCACTGCTTCCGCCCCTTCCCCAACGCGCCGGTCACGCCGGACGGCCGCGTGCGGGAGGAGATCGCGGCCGCGCGCGAACGCGGCGTGCTGTTCGACATCGGCCATGGCGGCGGCAGCTTCGGCTTCAAGACGACGCGCGCCATGCTGGCGGCGGGCTTCCTGCCCGACGTCATCTCCAGCGACGTGCACGAGATCTCGATCCACGGCCCGGCCTACGACCTGCTGGTGACGCTGTCGAAGTTCGTCTGCCTGGGCGTGCCGCTGGGCGAGGTGATCCGGCGCGCGACCGAGACGGCGGGACAGGCCGTGCAGCGCCCGGAGCTGGGTCGCCTGATCGAGGGCGGCATCGGCGATGCCTCTGTGCTGGAACTGGCCGAGGGCAACTGGAGCTACCGCGACGTGCTGGGCGAGCGGCTGGAGGGCAAGCAGCGCCTGCTTGCCCGCGGCATGGTCGCCGGCGGCCGGTGGCACGAGCCCGCCGCCCAGCCGACGATCAACTGA